From a single Bacillus pseudomycoides DSM 12442 genomic region:
- the bioB gene encoding biotin synthase BioB, whose product MKQVQTKVDWKQIASEVVEGRSITKEEAIAILEADDTEVLEIMNAAYIIRHHHFGKKVKLNMIINTKSGLCPEDCGYCSQSIVSEAPIDKYAWLTQEKIIEGAHEAIRRKAGTYCIVASGRRPTDKEVNHVIGAVKEIRETTDLKICCCLGFLNEDQAGRLAEAGVHRYNHNLNTHANNYDSICSTHTYDDRVDTVEKAKQAGISPCSGAIFGMGETKEQRVEIALELQRIDADSIPCNFLVAVKGTPLEGQKELTPVECLKVLAMMRFVNPSKEIRISGGREINLRSVQPLGLFAANSIFVGDYLTTEGQEPTADWNMIEDLGFEIEECAL is encoded by the coding sequence ATGAAACAAGTACAAACAAAAGTAGATTGGAAGCAAATTGCATCTGAAGTAGTAGAGGGCAGAAGTATAACGAAAGAAGAAGCGATAGCTATTTTAGAAGCAGATGATACAGAAGTATTAGAGATTATGAATGCAGCTTATATCATACGTCATCATCATTTTGGTAAAAAAGTAAAATTAAATATGATTATTAATACGAAATCTGGATTATGCCCAGAAGATTGTGGGTATTGCTCACAGTCTATCGTTTCAGAGGCACCAATCGATAAGTATGCATGGTTAACACAGGAAAAAATTATTGAAGGTGCACACGAAGCAATTCGCCGTAAAGCGGGTACATACTGTATTGTTGCATCTGGTCGTCGTCCAACTGATAAAGAAGTAAATCATGTTATCGGTGCAGTGAAAGAAATCCGTGAAACAACGGATTTGAAAATTTGCTGCTGCTTAGGTTTTTTAAATGAGGATCAAGCAGGACGCTTAGCAGAAGCAGGTGTTCACCGTTATAACCATAACTTAAATACACATGCAAACAATTATGATAGCATTTGCTCAACACATACGTATGATGATCGTGTAGATACAGTAGAAAAAGCAAAGCAAGCGGGTATTTCCCCATGTTCTGGTGCGATTTTTGGAATGGGGGAAACGAAAGAGCAGCGCGTTGAAATTGCGCTTGAATTACAACGTATAGATGCGGATTCTATTCCATGTAACTTCCTTGTTGCTGTAAAAGGAACACCGCTTGAAGGACAGAAAGAATTAACACCAGTAGAATGTTTAAAAGTACTAGCGATGATGCGATTTGTCAATCCATCAAAAGAAATTCGAATTTCCGGTGGCCGCGAAATTAATTTGCGCTCTGTGCAGCCGCTTGGCTTATTCGCAGCAAATTCAATCTTTGTTGGTGATTATTTAACAACAGAGGGGCAAGAGCCAACAGCAGATTGGAATATGATTGAAGATTTAGGGTTTGAGATTGAGGAATGTGCGCTGTAA
- the bioC gene encoding malonyl-ACP O-methyltransferase BioC codes for MINKTLLQKRFNGAAVSYDQYASVQKKMAQQLISIMKKHYHKMSSIRILELGCGTGYLTEQLAVSFPNAAITAIDFAESMIAVAKTRNHVESVTFRCEDIEHLTLSESFDVIISSATFQWLNDLQTTVKRLYHHHLFEDGLLLFSTFGEQTFQELHTAFQSAKEERNMQNDASVGQHFLTREQLQDVCESVTGDVHVSETCYIEKFATVREFLQSIRKVGATNSNAESYCQSPSIFRTMLRIYEKDFTEEGEIVATYHALFAYIEKEGKRRNETSTNKSRLEANCI; via the coding sequence ATGATCAACAAAACGTTATTACAAAAACGATTTAATGGGGCAGCTGTATCCTATGATCAATATGCAAGTGTACAAAAAAAGATGGCGCAACAATTAATTTCTATAATGAAAAAACACTATCACAAGATGTCGTCCATCCGTATTTTAGAACTCGGATGTGGCACAGGCTATTTGACTGAGCAATTAGCTGTTTCCTTTCCAAATGCAGCAATTACTGCAATTGATTTTGCTGAAAGTATGATTGCTGTTGCGAAAACGAGAAATCACGTGGAATCTGTGACATTTCGGTGTGAAGATATTGAACATCTTACATTAAGTGAGTCATTTGATGTCATTATTTCAAGTGCAACATTTCAATGGCTAAACGATTTGCAAACAACGGTGAAACGTTTATATCATCATCATTTATTTGAGGATGGCTTGTTGTTATTTTCAACATTTGGAGAGCAAACATTTCAAGAACTTCATACGGCATTTCAAAGTGCTAAAGAAGAAAGAAATATGCAAAATGATGCATCTGTTGGACAACATTTTTTAACGAGAGAACAGCTGCAAGATGTATGTGAAAGTGTAACAGGGGATGTTCATGTTTCTGAAACATGTTACATAGAGAAGTTTGCTACAGTTCGTGAGTTTCTGCAATCGATTCGGAAAGTAGGCGCGACGAATAGCAATGCAGAATCTTACTGTCAAAGCCCATCTATCTTTCGAACTATGCTCCGCATATACGAAAAAGATTTCACGGAAGAAGGGGAAATTGTAGCAACGTACCATGCTTTATTTGCGTATATTGAAAAAGAGGGGAAGAGAAGAAATGAAACAAGTACAAACAAAAGTAGATTGGAAGCAAATTGCATCTGA
- a CDS encoding alpha/beta fold hydrolase, which yields MKQPELIFIPGWGMEKQVWDPLLPYFQEYSVWHVEWRGVKELSEFAERVAEAARGQDVILIGWSLGALAALQACDRVRVKGMILIGGTAKFTVDENYESGWKLPFVERIKRSLVKGKDHTLERFYKSMFTKQEIKDSEQFEDIAERFQGDSIESLQLGLDYLIEMDMRSQLKHVKMPVLLLHGEQDAICPLSAARYIQENTNGALKVINGAGHALCVTDSEYCANEIIQFVEGIQNDQQNVITKTI from the coding sequence ATGAAACAGCCCGAGCTTATTTTCATTCCTGGATGGGGGATGGAAAAACAAGTATGGGATCCATTACTTCCATATTTTCAGGAATATTCTGTCTGGCATGTTGAATGGCGTGGTGTAAAAGAACTTAGTGAGTTTGCAGAACGAGTAGCAGAAGCTGCAAGAGGGCAGGATGTGATTTTGATTGGATGGTCACTTGGTGCATTAGCTGCCCTTCAAGCATGTGATAGAGTGCGGGTAAAAGGGATGATTTTAATAGGTGGTACAGCAAAGTTTACAGTGGATGAAAATTACGAGAGTGGATGGAAACTTCCTTTTGTAGAGCGGATTAAAAGAAGTTTAGTGAAGGGAAAGGACCACACATTGGAGCGTTTCTATAAAAGTATGTTTACAAAACAAGAGATAAAAGATAGTGAACAATTTGAAGACATTGCAGAACGTTTTCAAGGTGATTCCATTGAATCTTTACAGCTGGGACTTGATTATTTAATAGAGATGGATATGAGAAGTCAGTTAAAGCATGTAAAGATGCCGGTATTACTTCTTCATGGAGAACAGGATGCGATATGTCCACTATCTGCTGCTCGCTATATACAAGAAAATACGAATGGGGCGCTTAAAGTAATAAATGGAGCTGGGCATGCACTTTGTGTAACTGATTCCGAATATTGCGCAAATGAAATCATCCAGTTTGTAGAGGGGATACAAAATGATCAACAAAACGTTATTACAAAAACGATTTAA
- the bioF gene encoding 8-amino-7-oxononanoate synthase: protein MDQTWNLHFHSSLNRLKEKSQYRHVVMTEQAEEPWLIRNGKRMLNLASNNYLGLAGDRRLKEASIVATKEYGVGATASRLVVGNYALYEEVEQSVCDWKETEKAIIVNSGYSANVGAISSLVGRHDIVFSDKLNHASIVDGIMLSGAEHKRYRHNDLEYLERLLRMAPVAKRKLIVTDTVFSMDGDVAHLKELIMLKEKYGALLMVDEAHAGGIYGKHGAGLAHVEQGLSEGIDIHMGTFSKALGCYGAYLAGDAICIDYMKNTMRSFIFTTALPPGTLGAMKRAIEIVKEDEGRRQRLLENGAYFRNALEEVGFNIGDSSTHIVPIIVASNEATLHFSEKLQEAGIAAIAIRPPTVPYNSSRIRFAVTSEHTKADLQWAIEQIIRIGKEEGE, encoded by the coding sequence ATGGATCAAACGTGGAATTTACACTTTCACTCTAGTTTAAATCGTTTGAAAGAGAAATCACAATATCGACATGTAGTTATGACTGAGCAAGCTGAAGAACCATGGCTTATTAGGAATGGAAAACGTATGTTAAATTTAGCTTCGAATAACTATCTAGGCTTGGCGGGAGATAGACGATTAAAAGAAGCGTCTATTGTAGCGACAAAGGAATATGGAGTAGGAGCGACAGCATCACGACTTGTTGTAGGAAATTATGCACTATATGAAGAGGTCGAACAGAGTGTTTGTGATTGGAAAGAAACTGAAAAAGCAATCATTGTGAACAGTGGATATTCAGCAAATGTCGGGGCAATCTCTTCTTTAGTTGGGCGTCACGACATTGTTTTTAGCGATAAGTTAAATCATGCCAGCATTGTTGATGGGATTATGCTTAGCGGTGCAGAACATAAAAGATATCGACATAATGATTTAGAATATTTGGAAAGATTGTTGCGGATGGCACCTGTCGCAAAGCGAAAGTTAATCGTAACAGACACGGTTTTCAGCATGGATGGAGATGTTGCGCATCTAAAAGAGTTGATTATGCTGAAAGAAAAATATGGAGCATTATTGATGGTTGATGAGGCGCATGCAGGTGGAATATATGGAAAGCATGGTGCTGGTTTAGCGCATGTAGAGCAGGGACTTTCTGAAGGAATCGACATTCATATGGGAACGTTTAGTAAAGCGCTAGGGTGTTATGGAGCTTATTTAGCAGGTGATGCAATTTGTATCGATTATATGAAAAACACGATGAGAAGCTTCATTTTCACAACAGCATTACCGCCAGGGACACTTGGCGCAATGAAACGTGCAATTGAAATTGTGAAGGAAGATGAGGGAAGACGGCAGCGGCTCTTAGAAAATGGAGCTTATTTCCGCAATGCTTTAGAAGAAGTTGGTTTCAATATTGGTGATAGTTCAACACATATAGTACCAATTATTGTGGCGTCGAATGAAGCTACGCTACATTTTAGTGAAAAACTGCAGGAGGCAGGAATTGCTGCAATTGCTATCAGGCCACCAACTGTTCCATATAATAGTTCGCGAATCCGATTCGCAGTTACATCTGAACATACAAAAGCTGACTTGCAATGGGCTATTGAGCAAATCATTCGAATTGGTAAAGAAGAGGGGGAATGA
- the bioD gene encoding dethiobiotin synthase gives MGGFFITATDTEVGKTVVTGALAGVFRNRGYNVGIYKPLQSGHIASNPEGDAVRLKMASGVMTEADRISPYSIEEPLAPRLAMRRAGRTVTLAQITAHYNELMTEFDSLLVEGAGGLAVPYTEDALVVDFAKELKLPLIIVARPALGTVNHTVLTISYAKAHGLTVAGVILSGCKECEKERVQENKEMIEELSGIPVLGLLPELQEGFTREELLKAAEENITISNLEEFVKHGSNVEFTLSL, from the coding sequence ATGGGTGGCTTTTTTATAACGGCAACGGATACGGAAGTGGGAAAAACAGTTGTTACAGGTGCATTAGCAGGAGTATTTAGAAATCGCGGGTATAACGTAGGGATATATAAACCATTGCAAAGCGGGCACATCGCTTCGAATCCAGAAGGGGATGCAGTTAGATTGAAAATGGCATCAGGAGTAATGACAGAGGCTGATCGCATTAGTCCTTATTCTATTGAAGAACCTCTCGCGCCAAGATTGGCAATGCGGCGAGCAGGAAGAACTGTGACACTAGCACAAATTACGGCTCATTATAATGAGTTAATGACAGAATTTGATAGTTTGCTTGTAGAAGGTGCAGGTGGTCTTGCAGTCCCATATACAGAAGATGCTTTAGTGGTTGATTTTGCAAAGGAATTGAAATTACCACTTATTATTGTCGCACGTCCGGCGTTAGGTACTGTGAATCATACCGTTTTAACGATTTCGTATGCGAAAGCCCATGGTTTAACAGTTGCGGGTGTTATTTTATCCGGCTGTAAGGAATGTGAGAAGGAACGTGTGCAAGAGAATAAAGAAATGATTGAGGAGTTAAGTGGTATTCCGGTTTTGGGTTTACTACCAGAGCTTCAAGAAGGGTTTACGCGTGAAGAACTATTGAAAGCAGCAGAAGAGAATATTACGATTTCAAATTTAGAGGAGTTCGTCAAACATGGATCAAACGTGGAATTTACACTTTCACTCTAG
- the bioA gene encoding adenosylmethionine--8-amino-7-oxononanoate transaminase, with protein MTVSSNTSKRTTYTYEELAEKNKAYVWHPFTQMKDYLAEDPVIIERGEGRKLYDVNGNGYWDGVSSIWLNVHGHHVPELDNAIREQLNKVAHSTMLGLANVPSILLAEKIIEVVPEGLKKVFYSDSGSTAVEIAIKMAFQYWQHKGKPKKQKFITLKEAYHGDTIGAVSVGAIDLFHQVYSSLLFEAIKMPYPYTYRSPYGDDKEQIVQKHLEEMEKLLKEKHDEIAAIIVEPLMQGAGGMITMPKGYLKGLRDLCTTYNVLFITDEVATGFGRTGKMFACEHENVTPDILTAGKGLTGGYLPVAITVTTDEIYDAFLGSYEEQKTFFHGHSYTGNPLGCAVAIANLELYEKTNLVKDVAYKAEYVGKQLEALYEYKHVGDIRQCGLMVGIELVKNKETKEPFEWTERVGVEVCKRSRELGMILRPLGNTIVFMPPLASQVDEIDEMLHILYQAIADVTEGE; from the coding sequence GTGACTGTTAGTAGCAATACAAGTAAAAGAACAACCTATACATATGAAGAGTTGGCTGAGAAAAATAAAGCATACGTATGGCATCCATTTACGCAAATGAAGGACTATTTAGCGGAAGATCCAGTTATTATTGAGCGAGGAGAAGGCCGTAAATTATATGACGTAAATGGAAATGGTTATTGGGATGGCGTTTCATCCATTTGGCTTAATGTTCATGGACATCATGTTCCTGAATTAGATAATGCAATTCGTGAACAATTAAATAAAGTCGCGCATTCGACTATGCTAGGACTTGCAAATGTGCCATCGATTTTACTTGCAGAAAAGATCATTGAAGTTGTTCCGGAAGGTTTGAAAAAAGTATTCTATTCAGATTCTGGTTCTACAGCTGTTGAAATTGCAATTAAGATGGCTTTTCAATATTGGCAGCATAAAGGAAAACCTAAAAAACAAAAGTTTATTACATTAAAAGAAGCATATCATGGAGATACAATTGGAGCTGTTTCAGTAGGAGCGATTGACTTGTTTCACCAAGTGTACAGTTCGCTCTTATTTGAAGCAATAAAAATGCCATATCCATATACATATCGTTCTCCTTATGGGGATGACAAAGAACAAATTGTTCAAAAACATTTGGAAGAAATGGAAAAGTTATTAAAAGAAAAACATGATGAGATTGCAGCTATTATTGTAGAGCCGTTAATGCAAGGTGCAGGCGGTATGATTACAATGCCGAAAGGATATTTAAAAGGTCTTCGAGATCTTTGTACAACATATAATGTTTTATTTATTACAGATGAGGTGGCAACGGGATTTGGTCGTACTGGAAAAATGTTTGCTTGTGAACATGAAAATGTTACACCGGATATTTTAACAGCTGGAAAAGGCTTAACCGGTGGGTATTTACCGGTAGCTATTACTGTGACAACAGATGAAATTTATGATGCTTTTTTAGGTAGCTATGAAGAGCAGAAAACATTTTTCCATGGTCATAGTTATACCGGCAATCCATTAGGTTGCGCAGTTGCAATTGCTAATTTAGAACTTTATGAAAAAACAAATCTAGTAAAAGATGTTGCATACAAAGCAGAATATGTAGGGAAACAATTGGAAGCACTTTATGAATACAAACATGTTGGAGATATTCGTCAGTGTGGATTGATGGTAGGAATTGAACTTGTGAAAAATAAAGAAACGAAAGAGCCGTTTGAATGGACGGAGCGAGTAGGCGTGGAAGTGTGTAAGCGATCAAGAGAACTAGGAATGATTTTACGTCCGCTTGGTAATACCATTGTATTTATGCCACCGTTAGCATCTCAAGTAGATGAGATTGATGAAATGCTGCACATTTTATATCAAGCAATTGCAGATGTTACGGAGGGAGAATAA
- the nhaC gene encoding Na+/H+ antiporter NhaC translates to MVSKIESILLTFFIFFCIGFSVIQLGTSPHIPILFGIIVLLAFGFIKKIPWSTMEKGMISSISAGIPSIFIFLLVGVLISVWIAAGTIPTLMVYGFGLVAPKIFIPTVFVVCAIVGTSIGSAFTTAATVGLAFMGMGTALGYDPALIAGAIVSGAFFGDKMSPLSDTTNLAPAVTGVDLFEHIRNMLWTTIPAFIIAFIAFFILGSGSSGNVDFSTFTNALEKNTIISIVTLIPILLLFVCAFKKVPAVPTLLAGIVAGIIILFIFKPGTSLADLMKIMQDGYVAKTGIKDIDSLLSRGGLQSMLMSIALIFLALSMGGLLQGIGIITQLMNIISNFVKTSTRLIISTASTAIGVNFLLGEQYLSIVLTGQAFANKYDEVGLERRNLSRVLEDAGTVVNPLVPWGVSGVFLANVLSVPTIDYVPYSIFCLACPIVTIIVGFTGFGLSWKKEKTVSVS, encoded by the coding sequence ATGGTTTCAAAAATTGAATCTATTCTTTTAACATTTTTCATCTTTTTCTGTATTGGCTTTAGCGTTATTCAATTAGGAACATCACCACACATCCCAATTTTATTTGGCATTATTGTATTATTAGCATTTGGATTTATTAAAAAAATCCCTTGGTCTACTATGGAAAAAGGAATGATAAGTAGTATTTCAGCTGGTATTCCATCCATTTTCATCTTCTTACTTGTCGGTGTATTAATTAGCGTTTGGATCGCTGCTGGGACAATTCCAACATTAATGGTATACGGATTCGGGCTTGTAGCACCAAAGATTTTCATCCCGACAGTCTTTGTTGTTTGTGCAATTGTCGGAACAAGTATCGGCAGCGCCTTTACAACAGCAGCGACAGTAGGACTTGCTTTTATGGGAATGGGTACTGCTCTTGGATACGATCCAGCACTTATTGCTGGTGCAATTGTTTCTGGAGCTTTCTTCGGGGATAAGATGTCTCCTTTATCGGATACAACAAACTTAGCTCCTGCTGTAACAGGAGTGGATCTATTTGAACATATTCGTAACATGCTTTGGACAACAATTCCTGCTTTCATTATTGCCTTTATCGCTTTCTTCATTTTAGGAAGTGGTTCTTCAGGAAATGTTGATTTCTCTACTTTTACAAATGCGTTAGAAAAGAATACAATCATTTCAATTGTCACACTTATTCCGATTCTATTACTATTCGTATGCGCATTTAAAAAAGTACCGGCTGTTCCAACTTTACTTGCTGGCATTGTAGCTGGTATTATCATTCTCTTTATTTTCAAGCCGGGTACATCACTTGCTGATTTGATGAAAATTATGCAAGATGGCTATGTTGCTAAGACAGGCATAAAAGATATTGATAGTTTATTATCACGCGGTGGATTACAAAGTATGCTTATGTCAATTGCACTTATTTTCCTTGCTCTTTCTATGGGTGGGTTACTACAAGGAATTGGCATTATTACTCAGCTTATGAACATTATTTCTAATTTCGTTAAGACAAGCACTCGTTTAATTATTTCTACCGCTTCAACAGCAATTGGAGTTAACTTCTTGCTTGGTGAGCAATACTTATCTATCGTTTTAACAGGACAAGCATTTGCTAACAAATACGATGAAGTCGGTTTAGAACGCCGTAATTTATCACGCGTACTAGAAGATGCAGGCACAGTTGTTAATCCTCTTGTACCATGGGGCGTAAGCGGCGTCTTCTTAGCAAACGTACTAAGCGTTCCAACAATTGATTATGTTCCATACTCAATCTTCTGCTTAGCTTGCCCAATCGTTACAATTATCGTTGGATTCACAGGATTCGGGCTTTCATGGAAAAAAGAAAAAACTGTTTCAGTTTCTTAA
- the cpdB gene encoding bifunctional 2',3'-cyclic-nucleotide 2'-phosphodiesterase/3'-nucleotidase codes for MKKSKKALAGATLALGVIAPQVMPTIAHAEEQAGESTVNLRILETSDIHVNLMNYDYYQTKTDNKVGLVQTATLVNEERAKAKNSVLFDDGDALQGTPLGDYVAQKGLDGNYVHPLYRVMNLMKYDVISLGNHEFNYGLDYLKKAISKTQFPVINSNVYKDDGDNNEENDENYFKPYHVFEKEVTDENGKIQTVKIGVMGFVPPQVMGWDKANLEGKVKAKDIVETAKKMVKKMQAEGADIIVALAHSGVDKSDYKPGMKNENASYYLATEVPGVDAVLMGHSHTVITDKFNGVPVVMPGVFGSNLGIIDMELKKVNGKWEVQKDKSVPSVRPISDSKGNALVESDKKLVDEIKDDHEATIKYVNTPVGKTTAPINSYFSLVQDDPSVQLVTNAQKWYVEKLFAENGQYSQYKGIPVLSAGAPFKAGGRNGATYYTDIPAGTLAIKNVADLYVYPNTLYAVKVNGAQVKEWLEMSAGQFNQIDPNKAEEQSLVNVNYPTYNFDILDGVKYEIDVTQPAKYDKDGKVVNQNANRIVNITYAGKPIADDQEFIVATNNYRGSSQTFPGVSKGEVVYQSQDETRQIITKYMKETPVINPAADQNWAFKPIAAEKLNTTFDSSPNAQKYITKDGKISYVGPSENEFAKYAIDLTKKNDGDKPTPPTPPTPGEGNDGDKPTTPPTPGEENNGGNPTTPGGENNGGNPTTPGGENNGDPQTNPDNGNKDTKEHTNVSEDKETNEVERDLPKTGASVFSTIGAGLAFVGAGVFMLFRRKKANR; via the coding sequence GTGAAGAAATCAAAGAAAGCGCTAGCAGGAGCGACGCTTGCATTAGGTGTTATCGCACCTCAAGTAATGCCAACTATTGCTCATGCAGAGGAACAAGCAGGAGAAAGTACAGTTAATTTACGAATATTGGAAACTTCGGATATTCATGTTAACTTAATGAACTACGACTATTATCAAACGAAAACAGATAATAAAGTTGGTTTAGTTCAGACAGCAACTCTTGTAAATGAGGAACGTGCAAAAGCGAAAAACTCTGTACTATTTGATGATGGGGATGCTCTACAAGGGACGCCGCTTGGGGATTATGTGGCGCAAAAAGGTTTGGATGGAAACTATGTTCACCCTTTATATCGTGTAATGAATTTAATGAAGTATGACGTCATTTCTCTTGGAAACCATGAATTTAACTACGGTTTGGACTATTTAAAGAAGGCGATTAGTAAAACACAGTTCCCAGTAATTAATTCAAATGTATACAAAGACGATGGCGATAATAATGAAGAGAATGATGAAAACTACTTTAAACCGTATCATGTTTTTGAAAAAGAAGTAACAGATGAAAACGGTAAAATACAAACAGTAAAAATAGGTGTAATGGGCTTTGTACCCCCGCAAGTTATGGGATGGGATAAAGCGAATTTAGAAGGAAAAGTAAAAGCAAAAGACATTGTAGAAACTGCAAAGAAAATGGTTAAAAAAATGCAAGCAGAAGGTGCAGATATCATTGTTGCATTAGCTCACTCTGGTGTCGATAAAAGTGATTATAAACCTGGTATGAAGAATGAGAATGCATCCTATTATTTAGCAACAGAAGTTCCTGGTGTTGATGCAGTGTTAATGGGACATTCTCATACGGTAATAACGGACAAGTTTAACGGTGTTCCAGTTGTGATGCCAGGTGTTTTTGGAAGTAATTTAGGTATCATTGATATGGAGCTGAAAAAGGTAAACGGCAAGTGGGAAGTACAAAAAGATAAATCAGTTCCAAGTGTTCGTCCGATTTCTGATAGTAAAGGAAATGCATTAGTAGAATCTGATAAGAAATTAGTTGATGAAATTAAAGATGATCATGAAGCGACAATTAAATATGTAAATACACCTGTCGGTAAAACAACAGCACCAATTAATAGTTATTTTTCACTTGTACAAGATGATCCATCTGTACAGCTTGTTACGAATGCCCAAAAATGGTATGTAGAAAAGCTATTTGCAGAAAATGGACAATACAGTCAATATAAAGGAATCCCAGTTTTATCAGCAGGTGCACCTTTTAAAGCAGGCGGCCGAAATGGTGCAACTTATTATACTGATATTCCAGCAGGAACTTTAGCGATTAAAAACGTTGCTGATTTATATGTATATCCAAATACACTGTATGCTGTAAAAGTAAATGGTGCGCAAGTAAAAGAATGGCTTGAAATGTCTGCAGGTCAGTTCAATCAAATTGATCCAAATAAAGCGGAGGAACAGTCATTAGTAAATGTAAACTATCCTACATATAACTTTGATATTTTAGATGGCGTAAAATACGAAATTGATGTGACACAACCAGCAAAGTATGATAAAGATGGAAAAGTAGTAAACCAAAATGCAAATCGTATTGTGAATATAACATATGCTGGAAAACCAATCGCTGATGATCAAGAATTTATTGTTGCTACAAATAACTATCGTGGCAGCAGTCAAACATTCCCTGGTGTAAGTAAAGGTGAAGTTGTATATCAATCTCAAGATGAAACGCGTCAAATCATTACGAAATATATGAAAGAAACACCTGTTATTAATCCAGCAGCAGATCAAAACTGGGCGTTTAAACCAATTGCTGCTGAAAAATTAAATACTACATTTGACTCTTCACCAAATGCGCAGAAGTACATTACAAAGGATGGGAAAATCTCTTATGTTGGTCCATCTGAAAATGAGTTTGCGAAATATGCAATTGATTTAACGAAAAAGAACGATGGAGATAAGCCGACACCGCCAACACCGCCAACACCAGGTGAAGGAAATGATGGAGATAAGCCAACAACACCGCCAACACCAGGTGAGGAGAACAACGGTGGTAATCCAACAACACCAGGCGGGGAAAACAACGGTGGTAACCCAACAACACCAGGCGGAGAAAACAATGGAGATCCCCAAACAAATCCTGACAATGGAAATAAAGATACGAAAGAACATACAAATGTAAGTGAAGATAAAGAAACAAACGAAGTAGAGCGTGATTTACCAAAAACGGGAGCGAGTGTCTTCTCTACAATTGGAGCGGGACTTGCGTTTGTTGGAGCAGGCGTGTTTATGTTATTTAGACGAAAAAAAGCAAATAGATAA
- a CDS encoding GDSL-type esterase/lipase family protein: MKKVILIIVCLLLLIISYSHFEKNDETTKQKEKSASSTPHWIDKQTNDSFYHLVLGDSLAKGYGSTQGGFSELASKQIEEQIHKPIRVENLGVNGLTTDRLVQKIQAEEVQQKIKEANIITINIGGNNLFRLNRDVGVIDGIKMLNKEKTHFEEDVKNIVKTVRTLNPNALLILSELYNPLQLDDSIASYADMFLDGWNDAVYSISKANQPSIVLPIRKLIPNDKKELLYDQVHPNDKGYEIIANAFTKQVLSYKY; encoded by the coding sequence ATGAAAAAAGTCATCTTAATTATTGTTTGTCTCCTCCTTCTAATCATTTCTTATTCGCATTTTGAAAAGAACGATGAGACAACAAAACAAAAAGAAAAATCAGCATCATCTACTCCTCATTGGATTGATAAACAAACAAATGACTCTTTTTATCATCTTGTGTTAGGAGATTCGCTTGCAAAGGGATATGGCTCGACACAAGGAGGGTTTTCCGAATTAGCTTCCAAGCAAATAGAGGAACAAATTCACAAACCGATTAGAGTAGAAAACCTTGGAGTGAACGGACTTACAACAGATCGTCTCGTTCAAAAAATTCAGGCAGAAGAAGTGCAGCAAAAAATTAAAGAAGCAAATATAATTACCATTAATATTGGAGGAAATAATTTATTCCGTTTAAATCGTGATGTAGGTGTTATAGATGGTATTAAAATGTTAAATAAAGAAAAAACTCATTTTGAAGAAGACGTAAAAAACATTGTAAAGACAGTTCGAACTCTCAACCCAAATGCTTTACTCATTCTATCTGAGCTCTATAACCCTCTACAACTCGATGATTCAATTGCTTCTTATGCAGATATGTTTTTAGATGGCTGGAATGATGCGGTTTACTCAATTTCAAAAGCGAATCAACCGTCCATTGTTTTACCAATTCGAAAATTAATACCAAATGATAAAAAAGAATTACTGTACGATCAAGTACATCCAAATGATAAAGGTTATGAAATTATTGCCAACGCGTTTACTAAACAAGTTCTATCCTACAAATATTAA